From the genome of Papaver somniferum cultivar HN1 chromosome 2, ASM357369v1, whole genome shotgun sequence, one region includes:
- the LOC113351072 gene encoding paired amphipathic helix protein Sin3-like 3: MKMKRPREEDYFAYVKAVQKTPKYNEFLRLMKQYKSSATYDTTNLDFVTTRIKEIFRDHSNLIHGFNVIFLPEEHAIENDFCAEQQNRVLKSTKRVEAEDLNNKFFEKVMRKEKFTNPDDCKKYLKCLYLYSKKRISEGDLKDMVGGLRQYGCVTISRTAKKDNVDQEIQDPQKDERETGFEVPVSKRTKLEEESMIDRLLNCETDNPSYQLATERILTSGWTELGVAVLNDTLVSTESSCAGGDTCHFKKNAYEKNLFRFEDNRCERDRQFELVKGTVECVEGLLQKIVEKTINAQSIHFEDHFKVLQLGCIKRLCSESWQDVVDALGKDAQAVLPGILTRLQKKLKEVTSRLSVTYIKKMKAVYAKNFRKSLDYGNSSSGEQEDISSSSKDEDVSTSACPDLLAEPTT, encoded by the coding sequence atgaagatgaagagACCCAGAGAAGAAGATTATTTTGCTTACGTGAAGGCTGTCCAAAAAACACCCAAATACAATGAATTCCTTCGACTGATGAAACAATACAAGTCCTCGGCAACTTACGACACCACCAATTTGGATTTCGTAACGACAAGGATCAAGGAAATCTTCAGAGATCATTCAAACCTTATTCATGGATTTAACGTGATATTCTTGCCTGAAGAACACGCAATTGAAAACGATTTTTGTGCTGAGCAGCAGAATAGGGTTTTGAAATCTACAAAAAGGGTTGAAGCAGAAGACTTGAACAACAAATTCTTTGAGAAAGTCATGAGGAAGGAGAAGTTTACAAATCCTGATGACTGCAAGAAATACTTGAAGTGTCTTTATCTTTATAGCAAAAAGAGAATTTCAGAAGGTGATTTGAAAGATATGGTTGGTGGTTTGCGGCAATATGGATGTGTCACGATTTCAAGAACAGCTAAGAAGGATAACGTGGATCAAGAGATTCAAGACCCCCAGAAGGATGAAAGGGAGACAGGTTTTGAGGTTCCAGTATCAAAAAGGACGAAATTGGAGGAGGAATCCATGATTGATCGTCTCTTAAATTGTGAAACTGATAATCCAAGCTATCAGCTTGCGACGGAGAGAATTTTAACTAGCGGATGGACGGAGCTTGGAGTTGCAGTGTTGAATGATACTTTGGTGTCTACAGAGAGTTCCTGTGCAGGTGGTGATACATGCCATTTCAAGAAAAATGCTTATGAAAAGAATCTGTTTAGATTCGAAGATAACAGATGCGAACGCGATAGGCAGTTTGAATTGGTTAAAGGTACTGTCGAGTGTGTCGAAGGATTGTTACAGAAGATTGTGGAGAAGACGATCAATGCACAGAGTATACATTTTGAGGATCACTTCAAAGTGCTACAGCTTGGATGCATTAAGCGATTGTGCAGTGAATCTTGGCAGGATGTGGTGGATGCATTAGGGAAAGATGCACAAGCTGTATTGCCTGGTATTTTAACTCGATTGCAGAAAAAACTGAAGGAGGTGACAAGTCGTCTTTCAGTAACTTACATAAAGAAAATGAAGGCAGTTTATGCCAAGAACTTTAGGAAATCTCTGGATTATGGAAACTCCTCCAGTGGTGAGCAGGAGGACATAAGTTCGAGTTCTAAAGACGAGGATGTATCTACTTCTGCTTGTCCAGATCTTTTAGCTGAGCCAACAACATAG
- the LOC113353321 gene encoding F-box/kelch-repeat protein At3g06240-like yields MSFFKILPVEITFDILSRLPNQSQLNCKLVCATWNNVLRHPSFSRSPSDFSAVDSDYGKLGFLALTFWNEFLWYFEYNENHHLSSTPPIQRLTRINFTPPITHSEFLGSINGLICLARYSQSETAPLCICNPYTKQHVLLPEIKRDWGTDYDQNIYWTSGFGYVSSTNEYKVVRMMLNTGFYNVYVYTVGSGKGWRNIGNFNIGSSVYLYPQPGVFANGALDWLDMELHMIVMFDLVEEKFSEHLSPPHLPAPHSNSDNNRIGVVDGFLFYAMYLVVEESRYRDIWLLKNKNDNHDMKEPAELKSLIWSKEFRIDESELLAITKSGGALTYIYNYLNICDTKASTSKRLVVYEESFSKVFPHKNTMISLKELGEEDTKRVESVEEVMETECHDQTFNQLQEG; encoded by the coding sequence ATGTCGTTCTTCAAGATTCTTCCTGTGGAGATAACATTCGACATATTAAGTCGACTACCAAATCAATCACAACTTAATTGCAAGTTAGTATGCGCCACTTGGAATAATGTTCTTCGTCATCCATCATTCTCTCGGTCTCCTTCTGATTTTTCTGCTGTTGATTCTGATTACggtaagttgggttttcttgCTTTGACATTTTGGAATGAATTTTTGTGGTATTTTGAATATAATGAGAATCATCATCTGTCGAGTACACCACCCATCCAGAGACTTACAAGAATTAATTTTACACCTCCGATTACGCATTCTGAATTTCTTGGGTCGATTAATGGGTTGATCTGTCTTGCTAGATACTCACAATCAGAAACAGCACCTCTTTGTATTTGTAACCCCTATACCAAACAACATGTATTGCTTCCTGAAATTAAGAGAGATTGGGGTACTGATTATGATCAGAATATCTATTGGACTAGCGGATTTGGTTACGTTTCTTCGACAAACGAATACAAAGTTGTAAGAATGATGTTGAACACTGGGTTTTATAATGTCTATGTATACACAGTAGGCAGTGGCAAGGGATGGAGAAACATTGGAAACTTCAATATAGGATCTAGCGTATATTTGTATCCACAACCTGGTGTCTTTGCCAATGGAGCTCTTGATTGGCTGGACATGGAATTGCATATGATTGTTATGTTTGATTTGGTGGAGGAAAAGTTTTCTGAACATCTTTCACCACCTCATTTGCCAGCACCACACTCTAATTCGGATAATAACAGAATAGGGGTCGTAGATGGGTTTTTGTTTTATGCTATGTATCTAGTTGTTGAAGAATCCAGATATCGTGACATTTGGCTATTAAAAAACAAGAATGACAATCATGACATGAAAGAGCCGGCGGAATTAAAATCATTGATTTGGAGTAAAGAATTCAGGATTGACGAAAGCGAGTTATTAGCCATTACGAAGAGTGGCGGTGCTTTAACTTACATTTATAATTATCTCAATATCTGCGACACAAAAGCTTCAACCTCGAAAAGGCTTGTGGTATATGAAGAAAGTTTTAGTAAAGTTTTCCCTCACAAAAACACCATGATTTCgttgaaagaattaggggaagaAGATACGAAGAGAGTGGAGTCAGTTGAAGAAGTTATGGAGACAGAATGCCATGATCAGACTTTCAACCAGCTGCAGGAGGGTTAG
- the LOC113351073 gene encoding uncharacterized protein LOC113351073, which translates to MDQSHTVVITNPGDSNKSYVDAFKQRKPIQPTSVDVASLPNPSLIEGEPALEIPTKFFEEGCQQFQHNFIARMDYTGLKFNEMKQNLEAQWKFTAKFVPMTKGFFIIMLSSKEDKEKVRKTKWFINEHLLRLIDWYPSFNPEKQATSHATVWVRFPRLPVELWTEKTILSMGKVLGNPIVLDQKTLDLDFGYFAADLVDIDFGKHIPERIIIKSGGKSFWQYLDIPKSPKFCLHCNIIGHHEKECKNKPANKTVHNNDPAQDNSTSSQSWQEVQSKRKSRKEKNSGTSQGLHEGNAGSVEKTTQLEEEVSRSEAEFNASAAKLERAKQAAADNLALVNGTELERTSALVTMLGASDELARTNRMRVLDGSQALMNPFIASATSNTDANENAVNRIASQEHIVKQAITEREVVKKGVSPVVTRISKRSKKLVSTSQLANTPQTESKIPCSEGVIAGLGLRGFENKAIHNSTVGSIGNIWILWKDVFDQPEVINTSRQAITIKVDGVFMSFVHASYIQVFRRRLWQQLSLHDLTVPWLIMGDFNCVLHGDEKKGGHEPRPSCINEFSDWMDNNNLFEADSLGCKLPWTNGQSGTRHILSKLDRAIINEAWITKFANWRFEAFESSMKLWNQTVFGNVNTRFKQAQLKFEVACRNSDEHPHDVAKLNVMKNALVVVQDVRMQQHIMLKKKSQLVSEDGLTISDPDQILDHVASYYEAKFNGTDLPIDEHLFEYDHASISVEENQMLDAIPSLEEIKTAVFDLGADSAPGPDGFSGCFYRHCWDLINQDLFKDIIFCWTTKSIPNGVAFMKGRNIYENISLASEMVNELHIKRKDGNLGLKLDISQDFDIVSRSFVLEVFRRYDFSEDWCSWIHNILKSAHISILLNGSRKGIMKSVRNLVKILEVYQCASGQRVCREKNKIYNGGGSLST; encoded by the exons ATGGATCAATCTCATACTGTGGTAATCACAAATCCTGGAGACAGTAACAAATCTTATGTTGATGCTTTTAAACAAAGAAAACCCATACAACCAACGTCCGTTGATGTCGCTTCtttgccaaaccctagtttaatTGAGGGTGAACCCGCTCTGGAGATTCCaacgaaattctttgaagaagGATGCCAACAATTTCAACACAACTTTATTGCTCGTATGGACTACACAGGCTTGAAGTTTAATGAGATGAAACAAAACCTAGAGGCTCAGTGGAAATTTACTGCTAAGTTTGTTCCCATGACTAAGGGTTTCTTTATTATTATGCTCAGTTCCAAGGAAGATAAGGAAAAAGTACGTAAAACCAAATGGTTTATCAATGAACATCTGCTTCGTTTAATAGACTGGTATCCAAGCTTCAATCCTGAGAAGCAAGCTACATCCCATGCAACTGTTTGGGTTCGTTTTCCTAGGTTACCAGTTGAGCTGTGGACTGAAAAAACAATTTTATCCATGGGGAAAGTGCTCGGAAATCCAATCGTGCTTGATCAAAAAACCCTAGATTTGGATTTTGGTTACTTTGCAGCAGATCTAGTTGACATTGATTTTGGTAAACACATTCCTGAGAGGATTATAATTAAGTCAGGAGGAAAAAGCTTTTGGCAGTATCTGGACATCCCAAAAAGTCCGAAATTCTGTTTGCACTGTAACATTATTGGCCATCATGAGAAGGAGTGCAAAAACAAACCAGCGAATAAAACTGTTCATAACAATGATCCAGCACAGGATAACTCAACTTCTTCTCAATCTTGGCAAGAAGTACAGAGCAAGAGAAAGAGTCGTAAAGAGAAGAATTCTGGAACTTCTCAAGGTTTGCATGAGGGGAATGCTGGTAGTGTGGAGAAAACTACTCAGCTTGAGGAGGAAGTTTCTCGTTCTGAGGCTGAGTTTAATGCATCAGCAGCTAAGCTAGAAAGAGCAAAGCAAGCTGCAGCGGACAATTTAGCTTTGGTGAACGGGACTGAGTTAGAGAGAACTAGTGCCTTAGTAACTATGTTAGGTGCTTCtgatgaattggcaagaactaacaGAATGCGC GTTTTAGATGGTAGTCAGGCTTTGATGAATCCTTTTATTGCTTCAGCAACATCAAATACTGATGCTAATGAGAATGCTGTTAACAGAATTGCTTCGCAGGAGCATATTGTTAAACAGGCGATAACTGAAAGGGAAGTG GTGAAGAAAGGTGTTTCTCCGGTTGTAACTAGGATTTCTAAGCGTAGTAAGAAATTGGTTTCTACTTCTCAGCTAGCTAATACTCCTCAAACTG AATCGAAAATACCTTGTTCTGAAGGTGTTATTGCGGGTCTTGGTTTAAGAGGTTTTGAAAATAAGGCTATTCATAATTCCACTGTAGGATCCATTGGTAACATATGGATTCTTTGGAAGGATGTTTTTGACCAGCCTGAAGTAATTAATACTAGTAGGCAGGCCATTACAATAAAGgttgatggtgtttttatgtCTTTTGTTCATGCAAgctatattcaagtttttcgtaggaggctttggCAACAATTGAGTTTGCATGACTTGACGGTTCCTTGGTTGATTATGGGAGATTTTAACTGTGTTTTGCATGGTGATGAAAAAAAAGGGGGTCATGAACCCAGACCTTCTTGTATAAATGAATTCAGTGATTGGATGGATAacaataacttgtttgaagcGGATTCGTTGGGTTGTAAACTTCCTTGGACGAATGGGCAATCTGGTACAAGGCATATTCTAAgcaagttggatcgtgctattattaatgaagcCTGGATAACAAAATTTGCgaattggaggt TTGAAGCGTTTGAAAGCTCAATGAAGTTGTGGAATCAAACGGTTTTTGGTAATGTGAATACTCGTTTTAAGCAAGCTCAACTTAAATTTGAGGTGGCTTGTAGAAATTCTGATGAGCACCCTCATGATGTTGCGAAACTGAATGTTATGAAAAATGCCTTAGTGGTTGTACAAGATGTGAGAATGCAACAACATATTATGCTCAAGAAAAAGTCAC AGCTGGTTTCTGAAGATGGTTTGACTATCAGTGATCCAGACCAAATTCTTGATCATGTGGCGTCCTATTATGAGGCTAAATTCAATGGCACGGACCTGCCAATTGATGAGCATCTGTTTGAATATGATCATGCTTCTATTTCTGTTGAAGAGAACCAGATGTTAGATGCCATTCCTTCACTGGAGGAGATTAAAACTGCGGTTTTTGATTTAGGAGCGGATAGTGCTCCAGGGCCGGATGGTTTTTCAGGGTGCTTTTACAGACACTGTTGGGACCTTATTAACCAGGATTTATTCAAGGATATTATCTTTTGCTGGACTACTAAATCAATTCCTAATGGG GTGGCTTTTATGAAAGGAAGGAATATTTATGAAAACATCAGTTTGGCGTCGGAGATGGTTAATGAGTTGCATATAAAACGTAAAGATGGTAACTTGGGTCTTaagcttgatatttctcaagATTTTGATATAGTGAGCCGGTCTTTCGTTTTGGAGGTGTTTAGAAGGTATGATTTTTCAGAAGATTGGTGTTCCTGGATCCACAATAttctgaaatctgctcatattTCAATTTTGCTAAATGGTAGCCGGAAG ggtatTATGAAGAGTGTGAGAAATTTGGTGAAAATTCTTGAAGTTTATCAATGTGCTTCTGGTCAGCGAGTTTGTAGAGAGAAGAACAAGATTTACAATGGTGGGGGGTCTTTAAGTACGTAG